From Pyrenophora tritici-repentis strain M4 chromosome 1, whole genome shotgun sequence, the proteins below share one genomic window:
- a CDS encoding NhaP, NhaP-type Na+-H+ and K+-H+ antiporter — translation MVVGLILRLSAPASVRDAVSFDYQMFFNLLLPPIILSAGYELHQGNFFRHIGTILTFAFAGTFISALVLGLILFLWTRIPLDGFKINFVEAMSVGATLSATDPVTILAIFDTYKVEPKLYTLIFGESILNDAVAIVLFETAQKYKDGAESLGLVSLFEAFGIFFGVFFGSLFIGVTVGIAVSLMLKFTYVRRFPKTESCLIILTAYLTYFLSNAIHMSGIVSLLFCGICLKHYAYHNMSRRTQLTTKFVFQITSQISENFIFIYLGLSLFTDDKLDYKPLFILITVAGICAARWCAVFPLSRIINAVTRYRQRRRGEELVEEIPWAHQAMIYWAGLRGAVGVALAAGLTGNNGDTLRATVLVVVVLTVIIFGGTTARMLEILGIRTGVVEEIDSDDEFDIEVVTGGTYTRKQGQGYGHTPRPSQNGFTLNNVNGADATYSSGSINRASPPIRPNGATRRNSSHPRARDGADQSLLSPADSGSADEDDIDLDLPPSARRSPNRIPSPMVANDGSPYPTSGHRPSGSASANDGGGGPSRVATATGAVKQLFNEISHDPANAFKQIDDGFLKPHLLLDPGKGPGPGNV, via the exons ATGGTCGTTGGTCTCATACTACGCCTGTCAGCGCCCGCCTCAGTGCGCGATGCTGTTAGTTTCGACTATCAGATGTTCTTTAATTTGCTGCTACCTCCAATCATTTTGTCGGCTGGCTACGAACTACATCAA GGCAATTTCTTCAGACACATCGGCACTATCCTTACCTTTGCTTTTGCAGGCACATTCATATCCGCCCTAGTCTTGGGTCTTATCTTGTTCCTGTGGACAAGGATACCTCTCGATGGCTTCAAGATCAACTTTGTCGAGGCCATGTCCGTCGGCGCCACTCTTTCTGCCACCGACCCTGTGACTATCCTGGCCATTTTCGACACCTACAAAGTTGAGCCCAAGCTGTACACTCTCATTTTCGGCGAGTCAATTCTCAACGATGCTGTCGCTATTGTCTTGTTCGAGACGGCGCAAAAGTATAAGGATGGCGCCGAATCGCTGGGACTTGTCAGCCTATTCGAGGCCTTTGGTATCTTCTTTGGCGTCTTCTTCGGTAGTCTCTTCATTGGTGTCACTGTAGGCATCGCTGTGTCTCTCATGCTCAAGTTCACTTATGTCCGTCGTTTCCCCAAGACGGAGAGTTGTCTGATTATCCTTACTGCCTACCTGACATATTTCTTGTCCAACGCAATCCACATGTCTG GTATTGTGTCGCTACTGTTCTGCGGTATATGCTTGAAGCACTACGCTTACCACAACATGTCAAGGAGAACCCAACTCACTACCAAATTCGTCTTCCAGATCACATCGCAGATCTCGGAGAATTTCATCTTCATTTACCTCGGACTCTCGCTCTTTACCGATGATAAGCTGGATTATAAACCACTCTTTATCTTGATCACTGTAGCCGGAATCTGCGCCGCTCGATGGTGCGCCGTATTTCCACTCTCTAGGATTATCAATGCTGTTACGAGATATCGGCAACGCCGTCGCGGAGAGGAGTTGGTAGAGGAGATTCCTTGGGCGCATCAGGCTATGATTTACTGGGCAGGTCTGCGCGGTGCCGTCGGTGTCGCACTAGCTGCAGGTCTTACAGGTAACAACGGCGATACGCTACGAGCCACTGTGCTTGTCGTGGTCGTCTTGACGGTCATCATATTCGGAGGCACCACAGCCCGCATGCTGGAGATCCTAGGTATCCGCACCGGTGTAGTAGAAGAGATTGACAGCGACGATGAATTCGACATTGAAGTCGTCACCGGCGGAACCTACACTCGCAAACAAGGCCAAGGCTACGGCCACACACCCCGCCCCAGCCAAAACGGCTTTACCCTCAACAACGTAAACGGCGCAGACGCCACCTACTCCAGCGGCTCCATAAACCGTGCTAGCCCCCCAATCCGCCCAAACGGCGCCACACGCCGCAACTCCAGCCACCCCCGCGCCCGCGATGGCGCTGACCAAAGTCTCCTCAGCCCCGCTGACAGCGGCTCCGCAGACGAAGACGACATCGACCTCGATCTTCCTCCTAGCGCACGCCGCTCCCCAAATCGCATCCCCTCACCCATGGTTGCAAACGACGGCTCTCCTTATCCCACATCCGGTCATCGCCCGTCGGGTTCCGCATCCGCAAACGACGGCGGTGGGGGCCCCAGCCGTGTCGCCACCGCTACCGGCGCTGTTAAACAGCTCTTCAATGAAATCAGCCATGATCCCGCCAACGCTTTCAAACAGATTGACGATGGCTTTCTTAAACCGCATCTTTTGCTTGATCCGGGTAAAGGGCCCGGGCCGGGTAATGTGTAG